One Sphingobium sp. Z007 genomic region harbors:
- a CDS encoding Atxe2 family lasso peptide isopeptidase, translated as MRHYLIIVHLLTASALGGIGQPALAADGCETLLQTDAISGVPGPATPEALARLRDIGPAPRPDRTRPLFTFSPDHRAVAFLVHRADPGENRYCTGLVLLPLAPAARPRLLDIGTELIRDEPARYGWAAFPIGSPAPVTPRWAPDGRWIAYLKRAGGRTQVWRAKVTGGDARQITRAPVDIDDFRISSDGRAIIYAARPGLITMNATIDQEGLSGWRYDERAFPVRGARPQTPNPERHYVTIEISSGIERPASPGEISIFMPSASAAADKIGYSLGPSSWSAYAEPVNRSVYPPDYRVVVEMGTGRRLVCPADLCRPDRSVSFWWSGDGKQLRFARKEGWANSLTAIYEWRPGSRTVRRLYLTSDDLVECQPLGNDLLCLREQSLAPRHFVMLGLDRTKEQKIFDPNPEFASLILGAAERLNWRNGFGVPFYGDLVYPVGFKTGQRYPLVIVQYRTRGFLRGGIGDEVPIQAFANRGYFVLVVDNLTYEDIVGKQKSAGALTAAFNRDFAGRRHIVSAIEAATRSLIDRGFVDPKRIGITGLSDGCTTVQFAAIHSMLFSAGSVSGCGWEPVQDAFLGPIVAQSYHDGGWPRLADMDTNFWSQISVMAQPGRVRFPMLFQAADNEYLAMVASHTALTQANIPSELYIFPDEDHIKWQPAHRLAVYRRNLAWFDFWLNDQRPTDTEGHSDVLRWEEMRKKYIRH; from the coding sequence ATGCGCCATTATCTCATTATTGTGCATCTGCTGACGGCGTCGGCTTTAGGAGGCATTGGCCAACCCGCTCTGGCGGCCGACGGTTGCGAAACGCTTCTACAGACGGATGCGATCAGCGGTGTTCCGGGCCCGGCAACCCCTGAGGCGTTAGCCAGGCTGAGGGATATTGGGCCTGCGCCCCGTCCTGATCGCACACGCCCATTGTTCACATTCTCTCCCGACCATCGCGCGGTTGCTTTTCTAGTGCATCGCGCCGATCCGGGAGAGAACCGCTATTGCACAGGCTTGGTGCTCCTCCCTCTCGCGCCAGCGGCTCGGCCGAGGCTGCTGGATATCGGCACCGAACTGATCCGGGACGAACCGGCGAGATATGGCTGGGCGGCATTCCCTATTGGCTCCCCCGCACCAGTGACGCCGCGCTGGGCGCCTGACGGACGGTGGATTGCCTATCTCAAGCGCGCAGGAGGCAGAACACAGGTCTGGCGAGCAAAGGTCACCGGTGGCGATGCGAGGCAGATAACCCGCGCTCCAGTGGATATAGATGATTTCCGTATATCGTCTGACGGGCGCGCCATAATCTATGCGGCGCGCCCTGGCCTCATCACAATGAATGCCACTATCGATCAGGAGGGACTGTCGGGATGGCGCTATGACGAGCGAGCATTTCCTGTCCGCGGCGCTCGGCCGCAAACACCAAACCCGGAGCGCCATTATGTCACGATCGAGATAAGCAGTGGTATCGAGCGCCCTGCTTCTCCTGGCGAGATCAGCATCTTTATGCCGTCCGCCTCCGCCGCCGCCGATAAGATCGGTTATTCGTTAGGGCCTTCGAGTTGGAGCGCCTATGCGGAACCAGTCAACAGGTCGGTATATCCACCAGATTACCGAGTGGTCGTTGAAATGGGCACGGGCCGTCGCCTAGTCTGCCCGGCAGACCTGTGCCGACCGGACAGATCGGTTTCTTTTTGGTGGTCGGGTGACGGCAAACAGCTTCGCTTTGCGCGCAAGGAAGGCTGGGCGAACAGCCTGACGGCAATTTACGAATGGCGACCGGGCAGTCGCACGGTGCGGCGTCTATATCTGACGAGCGACGATCTGGTTGAATGCCAGCCATTGGGCAATGACCTTCTCTGTTTGCGCGAGCAATCACTCGCGCCGAGACATTTTGTGATGCTGGGGCTGGATCGCACGAAAGAGCAGAAGATTTTCGATCCAAATCCAGAGTTTGCGTCGCTGATCCTGGGGGCAGCCGAGCGTCTGAATTGGCGGAACGGCTTTGGCGTCCCCTTTTATGGTGATCTGGTTTATCCGGTCGGCTTCAAGACCGGACAACGATATCCGCTTGTCATTGTTCAGTATCGAACCAGGGGATTCCTGCGCGGCGGGATCGGCGACGAAGTTCCGATCCAGGCATTTGCCAATCGGGGATATTTCGTGCTGGTCGTCGACAATCTGACTTATGAGGATATCGTCGGCAAACAGAAGTCAGCCGGTGCTCTAACGGCGGCATTCAATCGTGATTTTGCAGGACGCCGACACATAGTCTCGGCGATCGAGGCCGCGACGCGATCTTTGATCGACCGTGGGTTCGTCGATCCGAAACGGATCGGCATCACTGGCTTGAGCGATGGATGCACAACGGTGCAGTTCGCAGCCATTCACAGTATGCTTTTCTCCGCTGGTTCGGTGTCGGGGTGCGGATGGGAACCCGTGCAGGATGCGTTTTTGGGGCCAATCGTTGCACAAAGCTATCATGATGGAGGATGGCCTCGCCTGGCGGACATGGATACCAACTTCTGGTCTCAAATATCGGTGATGGCACAACCAGGACGCGTACGGTTCCCGATGCTGTTTCAGGCCGCAGACAACGAATATTTAGCGATGGTCGCAAGCCATACGGCTCTGACGCAGGCAAATATTCCAAGTGAACTCTATATCTTTCCGGATGAGGATCACATCAAATGGCAACCAGCCCACCGACTTGCGGTATATCGCCGCAATCTTGCCTGGTTCGATTTTTGGTTGAACGATCAAAGACCCACGGACACCGAAGGTCACAGTGATGTGCTTCGCTGGGAGGAGATGCGCAAAAAATACATTCGACATTGA
- a CDS encoding lasso peptide biosynthesis B2 protein gives MYFGLRPGLSFCISVDRVILLDLAIGRYFSLPPHFHESFSRWASGAQPADDDLDHLQKLINEGIFVTLPQRPDPELTISAKVTPPTTQIDVGHAHPPLTSVIGAIWSRLLWLRRAKRWPFARMIEQLGELADHVDKGSSELHNVKLAQIARSFEYADLIVGSHDRCLSRSLALAVTCRRQGLPTMLVIGVQADPFAAHCWVQKGSTILNEKPDRARMFLPIMVA, from the coding sequence ATGTATTTCGGTCTTCGGCCTGGCTTGAGCTTTTGCATATCGGTGGATCGCGTGATCCTGCTGGACCTTGCGATCGGTCGCTATTTTTCATTGCCGCCACATTTCCATGAAAGCTTTTCGCGTTGGGCATCTGGTGCGCAGCCTGCTGATGACGATCTCGATCACCTCCAGAAGCTGATAAATGAAGGCATTTTCGTTACGCTGCCTCAGCGACCTGACCCCGAACTGACGATTTCCGCAAAAGTCACTCCACCAACCACGCAAATCGATGTTGGTCACGCGCACCCGCCGCTCACATCCGTCATCGGGGCAATATGGTCTCGTTTATTGTGGTTGAGGCGAGCCAAGCGTTGGCCCTTTGCCCGGATGATCGAACAACTTGGCGAATTGGCCGATCATGTGGATAAAGGGTCTTCGGAGTTACACAATGTGAAGCTGGCGCAAATCGCCCGCTCATTCGAATATGCCGATCTGATCGTTGGTAGCCATGACCGTTGCCTGTCGCGATCGCTGGCACTCGCGGTCACTTGCCGCAGGCAGGGGTTGCCGACAATGTTGGTGATCGGCGTTCAGGCAGATCCCTTCGCAGCCCATTGCTGGGTACAGAAAGGAAGCACGATACTCAACGAAAAGCCGGACCGTGCGAGAATGTTCTTGCCGATAATGGTGGCGTGA
- a CDS encoding benenodin family lasso peptide, with protein MNREEHVGSELIDLGSVAEETKGPGFDNSDGIGGQQLVPGLSDD; from the coding sequence ATGAATCGCGAAGAACATGTTGGATCCGAGCTGATCGACCTCGGCTCCGTCGCGGAAGAAACCAAGGGACCCGGTTTCGACAACAGCGACGGGATCGGCGGTCAGCAGCTCGTCCCTGGACTCTCGGACGACTGA
- a CDS encoding RNA polymerase sigma factor, whose amino-acid sequence MLAATRRIILSGISTFDIRVGRPTSKFWSVRFTSHSFSLAMRVGQHCRIVRNRVFMPPKEIDRPRELTENETQERTGLEFVDVRQIYEVEAPRLRRYFQARLRSSSDDAGDLVQESFIRLLGCMAKTSLPRPAAYLQRIARNLLLDRYKRLETRLAACHVPIGEQHEPAVAPDQATRIEVEDMMRAYRRALGELPDRTRDVFLLHRVDELTYKEIAGRLGISIPTVQYHVARALAHIDAALEQE is encoded by the coding sequence GTGCTGGCAGCCACCCGCAGGATTATCCTGTCAGGTATTTCGACGTTCGACATACGGGTCGGACGGCCTACCTCCAAATTCTGGAGCGTAAGGTTCACCTCACACAGCTTCTCCCTCGCCATGCGCGTGGGCCAGCACTGCCGTATCGTGAGGAACCGTGTTTTCATGCCGCCAAAAGAAATCGACCGTCCGCGTGAACTGACGGAGAATGAAACACAGGAAAGAACCGGCTTGGAATTTGTCGATGTTCGGCAAATCTATGAAGTCGAGGCGCCGCGGCTCCGCCGCTATTTCCAGGCCCGTTTGCGTTCTTCGAGCGATGACGCCGGCGACCTGGTACAGGAATCCTTTATCCGGCTTCTTGGATGCATGGCGAAGACCAGCTTGCCAAGACCGGCGGCCTATTTGCAGCGGATCGCGCGCAACCTGCTGCTGGATCGATACAAGCGGCTGGAGACGCGCCTTGCCGCTTGCCATGTGCCGATCGGCGAACAGCATGAACCTGCGGTCGCGCCGGATCAGGCGACTCGCATTGAAGTCGAAGACATGATGCGTGCTTATCGGCGTGCGCTCGGCGAGCTGCCCGACAGGACGCGAGACGTGTTTCTGCTGCACCGGGTCGACGAACTGACCTACAAGGAGATTGCCGGCAGGCTAGGCATTTCCATCCCGACCGTGCAATATCATGTCGCCCGCGCGCTTGCACATATCGATGCAGCTTTGGAACAGGAATGA
- a CDS encoding transcriptional regulator, which translates to MTNGLIYNKNRYSDVVGVLSRCRGDLQMTLQSPKMTGSEALSLIKELSGKLIERRRRRDRITQRHMARGIGRSERWVREIEAGVETSMIEDHIRCAHALRMTTLHLFIPLLAVEHDMPIPRELLMHDDLWDLEREMLEVVARHQSAILTRITQRSLLGGSR; encoded by the coding sequence TTGACCAACGGATTAATTTACAACAAAAACCGTTACAGCGATGTGGTTGGAGTTTTGAGCCGCTGCCGGGGAGACCTGCAGATGACGCTTCAAAGTCCGAAAATGACGGGTAGTGAGGCCCTGTCGTTGATCAAGGAGCTTTCCGGAAAGCTCATCGAACGCCGCCGCCGCCGGGACCGTATCACGCAACGGCACATGGCGCGCGGTATCGGGCGCAGTGAACGCTGGGTCCGCGAAATCGAAGCAGGCGTCGAAACTTCGATGATTGAGGATCATATCCGCTGCGCGCACGCGCTGCGCATGACGACACTGCATTTGTTCATTCCTTTACTGGCCGTGGAGCATGATATGCCGATACCCAGAGAACTTTTGATGCATGACGATCTTTGGGATCTTGAGCGTGAGATGCTTGAGGTCGTAGCACGGCATCAGTCTGCTATCCTTACGCGGATCACCCAGCGATCCTTGCTGGGAGGGAGCCGCTAG
- a CDS encoding asparagine synthetase B family protein: MKHRYLLLILAEDEGHQEHIQHIATLTQLPLVWRHGRIILFSDQLLDVLLLPKGNGVIIGKLFRRHGYPEQVCELKSDDAARFAPDPVQSLIEHYWGSYVAAISISNRVTILRDPSGGMPCYYLSLSGIAALTSDISLLIDTGLFTPSVNWNGVGRTLYWHQLPPEETALSGVSQLLGGCSLILEGREINRAENWSPWNYTAYDGDDDRKKRSEGLGRVVQACISAWASCFPRALVGLSGGLDSSIVTACLARSSAKVTCLTLATDDPVGDERSYARYVSGAIDAELIEDFYSNDDIDLDKSVAAGFPIPSGKAHEQTYNKRVRAAAATSQAAAFFVGAGGDNVFYLTHSVRPLLDRLRTEGWSLDLVSTARDICRITGANIWEVVAEAVRISPRTTGLQWNGAGDYLSREFVESERGLLPEHPWLNSPATVPLGKKGHVAMILRALHHIEHRDKALAVPMISPLLSQPVIEFCLGVPSWWACEGGIDRAVARRAFADVLPAPVSGRSGKGSPDGFVARFIARHRAAISERLLEGNLARHGLLDRAAVERVMAPNAKFELLDCPRVMALLDTEAWTNSWSAR; this comes from the coding sequence ATGAAGCACCGCTACCTCCTGCTCATTCTTGCTGAAGATGAAGGGCACCAAGAGCATATCCAGCACATCGCGACTCTAACCCAGCTACCTCTCGTCTGGCGGCATGGCCGAATTATTCTGTTCTCGGATCAACTACTCGATGTTCTACTCTTACCCAAAGGGAATGGCGTGATCATAGGCAAGCTGTTTCGCCGTCACGGATATCCTGAGCAGGTTTGCGAGCTAAAGTCTGATGATGCCGCTCGATTTGCGCCTGATCCGGTCCAATCTCTGATCGAACACTATTGGGGCAGCTATGTTGCGGCAATTTCAATTTCTAATCGTGTAACGATACTACGCGACCCATCCGGCGGAATGCCTTGCTACTATCTATCATTGAGCGGGATCGCTGCGCTCACGTCGGACATCTCTCTCTTGATCGACACGGGGCTGTTCACGCCTTCAGTCAATTGGAATGGAGTGGGAAGGACGCTCTATTGGCACCAGTTGCCACCAGAAGAAACAGCACTTTCCGGTGTATCGCAGCTTTTGGGTGGATGTTCGCTGATCCTAGAGGGACGCGAGATAAACAGGGCAGAAAACTGGAGTCCTTGGAACTATACCGCTTATGACGGAGATGACGATCGGAAGAAACGTAGCGAAGGGCTGGGGCGCGTTGTCCAGGCTTGCATAAGCGCGTGGGCGTCCTGTTTTCCGCGCGCGCTGGTTGGTCTATCGGGAGGACTGGACTCATCCATTGTGACTGCTTGCCTGGCTAGAAGCAGCGCCAAGGTTACGTGTTTGACCTTGGCTACTGACGATCCGGTTGGCGACGAGAGGTCATACGCCCGGTATGTCAGTGGGGCCATTGATGCCGAACTTATCGAAGACTTCTATTCAAACGACGATATCGATCTGGATAAATCAGTTGCTGCAGGCTTTCCCATCCCTTCAGGGAAAGCGCACGAACAGACCTATAACAAGAGAGTGAGAGCCGCGGCCGCAACTTCTCAAGCTGCCGCATTTTTCGTGGGTGCTGGAGGAGACAATGTTTTCTATCTTACGCATTCGGTTCGACCTTTGCTTGATCGGCTAAGGACTGAGGGATGGTCGTTGGATTTGGTCTCCACCGCGCGCGATATTTGCCGTATCACCGGCGCGAATATTTGGGAGGTGGTAGCCGAAGCTGTTAGAATTTCCCCAAGGACGACAGGGCTTCAGTGGAACGGTGCGGGAGACTATCTCAGTCGGGAATTTGTGGAGAGCGAGCGCGGCCTTCTGCCAGAACATCCCTGGCTGAATTCCCCGGCCACGGTACCGCTGGGGAAAAAGGGTCATGTAGCGATGATCTTGCGTGCTCTGCATCACATTGAGCATCGAGATAAGGCCTTGGCGGTACCGATGATCAGTCCGCTATTATCCCAACCGGTCATCGAATTCTGCCTGGGCGTTCCCTCGTGGTGGGCGTGCGAAGGAGGCATCGACCGCGCTGTTGCTCGGCGCGCATTTGCTGACGTCTTGCCTGCCCCTGTCTCTGGTCGATCCGGAAAGGGCAGCCCGGATGGCTTTGTCGCGAGATTTATCGCTCGTCACCGTGCCGCAATAAGCGAACGCCTTCTGGAAGGAAATCTCGCCCGCCACGGGTTGCTTGATCGGGCGGCCGTCGAACGCGTAATGGCACCGAATGCAAAGTTTGAGTTGCTTGATTGCCCTCGGGTGATGGCGCTGCTGGATACCGAAGCATGGACCAATTCTTGGTCTGCGCGATAA
- a CDS encoding GntR family transcriptional regulator has product MSPEPVAADRAYLLLKTDILSGRFSPGGTIIERAVAIEYGVSISPIRDAAQRLVGEHLLEIGTGGGFRVPIATPAAVRDLYSWHDHLVRHLIKVQMSTELLTPKSLVMQDIVGGEKVARAATGLFRALADQAINREHARSLHAANDRLQAIRLREHLVMDNLDMELQQITAAINCGSGLNRFSVLRAYHRRRMRRAEKISDSLWPLG; this is encoded by the coding sequence ATGTCTCCCGAACCAGTCGCGGCGGATCGCGCCTATCTCCTTTTGAAGACCGATATTCTGTCGGGACGGTTCTCGCCTGGAGGGACGATTATCGAACGCGCTGTCGCGATCGAATATGGTGTATCCATATCGCCGATCAGAGACGCAGCGCAGCGTCTTGTGGGTGAACATCTTCTCGAAATCGGCACCGGTGGTGGATTTAGGGTTCCGATCGCAACGCCTGCCGCGGTCCGGGATCTCTACAGCTGGCACGACCATCTCGTGCGTCACCTTATCAAGGTGCAGATGTCGACCGAGCTTTTGACACCGAAGTCATTGGTTATGCAGGATATTGTTGGAGGGGAGAAAGTCGCGCGAGCCGCCACAGGACTGTTCAGGGCGCTGGCTGATCAAGCCATTAATCGTGAACATGCCCGCTCCCTCCACGCCGCCAACGATCGTCTTCAAGCCATACGACTCCGGGAGCATCTTGTTATGGACAATCTTGATATGGAGTTGCAGCAGATTACGGCGGCGATCAATTGTGGTTCAGGTCTGAACCGTTTTTCGGTTCTACGTGCCTATCACCGCCGGCGGATGCGTCGTGCTGAAAAGATATCCGATTCACTTTGGCCGCTAGGATGA
- a CDS encoding TonB-dependent receptor, giving the protein MMMKIAMWAFSSAMAIVAATAPIPTIAALNQGEEFHLDRQDLADALALVGRSTNYEIIFQPRSVKGRQAPPLRGTYTAIEAVEALIKGTGLEAVDQDGAILIRERFSETTSEKTEGREIGIIVTGTRIRGGPSTSPVTTIGRQEALAAGQTDLGQIIRDLPQNFAGGQNPTLSAAGQGGFTNVSGSSALNLRGLGPDASLTLINGHRVAFDAISQGIDISSIPLAAIERIDVVADGASALYGSDAVAGVANITLRRDIDGVVTSARLGAATDGGSVTQQYNIVAGSSWRTGGFMVAADYQDSSQITARQRSYTGNVAPDATLIPAQDQISLVMAGHQAISDAIGFELDGHYMHRSTSRCLIAVVASSCYAQGSVVESTADSWSLSPALKVELSADWNARLSGTYSKSDTEIVTSVFSAGTETYRALPNYSNELKAIELGAEGPLFSLPGGEARLAVGAGYRSNTLTIDSRAVVGGIEAATEALSETRDVAFGYGELFLPLVAPANGISLIRKLNLIGALRYEDHDNIDRVTTPKLGLLYSPFESVEFKGSWGKSFKAPNLYQTGQLTNAQLVPSTRYNPAPPTNLPVLYLFGGNRDLEPERATTWTTSVAITPTFMDGFKAEIGYFNIRYRNRIASPVASSGRAFQPVYSDFIQANPSASDVLSAIDGITGVFTNLTTGTFDPAAVSAIFRNYLQNISVQRLEGVDFSASYRRDLGPYGQLSLKGSASYLDSIREIAPGLPLVEQAGIIFTLPHWRGRLGANWQRDNVNLSATGTYIGKTKDNRLSPTVKVDSFTTLDTVATIRSGAQRGLFADVEWQVGIQNLFNARPPRIRATYAAEVQADSTNHSLYGRFVNFTLTKKW; this is encoded by the coding sequence ATGATGATGAAGATCGCAATGTGGGCATTCAGTTCAGCGATGGCGATCGTGGCAGCCACCGCCCCGATACCGACCATTGCAGCGTTGAATCAGGGAGAGGAATTCCATCTCGATCGGCAGGATCTGGCGGATGCCTTGGCTTTGGTGGGCCGCTCGACCAATTATGAGATCATCTTCCAGCCTCGCTCGGTCAAAGGACGGCAGGCCCCTCCTTTGCGCGGCACCTACACGGCGATCGAGGCGGTCGAAGCCCTGATCAAAGGGACGGGCCTTGAAGCTGTCGATCAAGATGGAGCTATTCTTATCCGGGAGCGATTTTCTGAAACCACAAGTGAGAAAACCGAGGGTCGCGAAATCGGCATTATAGTGACGGGCACGCGCATTCGTGGCGGTCCATCAACTTCACCGGTTACGACTATCGGTCGCCAGGAGGCCCTGGCAGCCGGCCAGACCGATCTTGGCCAGATCATCCGCGATTTGCCGCAGAATTTCGCCGGTGGTCAAAATCCGACCCTATCCGCAGCCGGCCAAGGAGGGTTCACAAATGTATCCGGTTCATCGGCACTGAACTTGCGCGGCCTCGGACCGGATGCCTCGCTGACTTTGATAAACGGCCATCGCGTCGCCTTCGATGCCATCAGCCAGGGAATCGACATTTCATCGATCCCGCTGGCCGCGATCGAGCGGATAGACGTCGTAGCCGATGGCGCATCGGCGTTATACGGCTCGGATGCCGTCGCAGGTGTCGCCAACATAACCTTGCGACGGGACATCGACGGTGTCGTCACGTCTGCTAGGCTGGGAGCGGCGACCGATGGCGGGTCCGTCACGCAGCAGTATAACATCGTTGCAGGTTCATCGTGGCGCACCGGTGGCTTCATGGTAGCGGCAGATTATCAGGATTCTAGCCAGATCACCGCGCGTCAGCGATCCTACACCGGCAACGTCGCTCCCGACGCAACGCTGATACCCGCGCAAGACCAGATCAGTCTGGTGATGGCGGGGCATCAGGCGATCAGTGATGCGATTGGCTTCGAACTCGATGGTCATTACATGCACCGCTCCACGTCACGATGCCTGATCGCGGTCGTTGCGTCGAGCTGCTACGCGCAGGGCAGCGTCGTGGAATCGACCGCTGATAGCTGGTCATTATCCCCGGCGCTGAAAGTCGAACTGTCGGCGGATTGGAATGCCCGCCTGTCGGGAACCTACAGCAAAAGCGATACGGAAATAGTCACCAGCGTATTTTCTGCCGGCACGGAAACCTACCGCGCGCTACCCAACTACAGCAACGAATTGAAGGCGATCGAACTTGGCGCTGAAGGACCGCTCTTCTCATTGCCTGGCGGCGAAGCGAGGCTGGCGGTTGGAGCGGGCTATCGATCCAACACGCTCACAATCGATTCACGTGCCGTTGTCGGCGGCATTGAGGCCGCGACCGAAGCCCTCAGCGAAACGCGGGACGTGGCTTTTGGCTATGGTGAATTATTCCTGCCCTTGGTGGCGCCCGCCAATGGCATCAGCCTCATCCGCAAGTTGAATTTGATCGGTGCCCTGCGGTATGAAGATCATGATAATATCGATCGCGTAACCACACCGAAGCTGGGCCTGCTCTATTCGCCATTCGAAAGCGTCGAATTCAAAGGGAGTTGGGGCAAGTCGTTCAAGGCTCCCAATCTGTATCAGACCGGTCAGCTGACCAACGCACAGCTCGTTCCAAGCACACGATATAATCCAGCCCCTCCGACAAATCTCCCGGTCCTCTACCTGTTTGGAGGCAATCGGGACCTCGAACCCGAACGCGCAACGACCTGGACGACCTCAGTGGCGATTACGCCGACATTTATGGACGGGTTCAAGGCTGAGATAGGGTATTTCAATATTCGTTATCGCAATCGCATAGCCTCACCCGTCGCTTCATCAGGGAGGGCTTTCCAGCCAGTCTACAGCGACTTCATACAGGCCAACCCCAGCGCATCGGACGTCCTGTCCGCGATCGACGGGATAACGGGCGTGTTTACGAACCTGACGACCGGCACTTTTGACCCCGCTGCGGTTTCAGCGATATTTCGGAATTACCTTCAGAACATCTCCGTGCAAAGACTGGAAGGTGTCGACTTCTCGGCAAGCTACCGCCGGGATCTCGGCCCCTATGGGCAATTGTCGTTGAAGGGATCGGCGAGTTATCTCGACAGTATCCGGGAGATCGCACCCGGCCTGCCATTGGTGGAGCAGGCGGGGATCATCTTCACCCTGCCGCACTGGCGTGGCCGGCTGGGTGCAAACTGGCAGCGGGACAATGTCAATCTGTCCGCCACAGGCACATATATCGGCAAAACCAAAGATAATCGCCTTTCACCCACCGTGAAGGTGGATTCCTTCACTACGCTGGATACGGTCGCCACGATCCGCAGCGGTGCCCAGCGCGGGCTATTCGCCGATGTAGAATGGCAGGTCGGAATCCAGAACCTCTTCAATGCCAGGCCGCCAAGAATTCGGGCCACTTATGCCGCTGAAGTGCAGGCGGATTCGACAAACCACTCGCTTTACGGCCGGTTCGTCAATTTCACTTTGACGAAGAAATGGTGA
- a CDS encoding FecR domain-containing protein yields the protein MDDTQPPRRHGQLREEAADWFAIMRNPEEADVRRKEFEAWLARGALHRAAYSRIAETYSVGKYLKEDEAGGGHDVAEAVPAPSVSVDQPATRWGRKRKALLVAGVVVVMAFGAHWALGSPVLDGAGMAQAPSDASRASMPAPLRLATSSGEIRTFQLDDGSVVALDTDSLVLVRYDASRRDLQLIRGRGRFTVAHENRPFTVHAGQRTVVARGTIFDVAISPEKFVRVSLMRGAVDVEGEALGKSQTAIRLSPGQQVALPAKPMSAPQIEKAATDDARWPDGLRDYTNIRLGDLFEEANRYATIPIIAATPEVSAIRVSGTFRITDTPRLARNLADLLALAVITGPASISLARDCPANSQGNCRPPS from the coding sequence ATGGACGATACCCAGCCGCCACGTCGTCATGGCCAGCTAAGAGAAGAAGCCGCAGACTGGTTCGCCATCATGCGCAATCCCGAGGAAGCGGACGTCAGGCGCAAGGAATTCGAAGCCTGGCTGGCCCGCGGCGCGTTGCATCGCGCCGCCTATAGCCGGATCGCCGAGACATATAGCGTCGGTAAATATCTGAAGGAGGACGAGGCAGGCGGCGGGCATGACGTGGCAGAAGCCGTTCCCGCGCCCTCGGTATCCGTCGATCAGCCCGCGACGCGATGGGGCCGGAAACGAAAGGCGCTGCTGGTTGCAGGCGTAGTTGTCGTGATGGCCTTCGGCGCGCATTGGGCGTTGGGTTCACCCGTGCTCGATGGTGCCGGAATGGCGCAGGCCCCTTCCGACGCATCGCGGGCATCCATGCCCGCACCATTGCGGCTTGCGACATCTTCGGGTGAAATCCGCACTTTCCAGCTCGACGATGGCTCGGTGGTTGCCCTGGATACAGATAGTCTTGTACTCGTGCGGTATGACGCATCCCGCCGCGATCTGCAGCTCATACGTGGACGCGGGCGTTTCACGGTTGCGCATGAAAACAGGCCGTTCACCGTACACGCCGGTCAAAGGACGGTTGTCGCGCGCGGCACGATTTTCGATGTCGCGATCAGTCCCGAGAAATTCGTTCGGGTGAGCCTCATGCGCGGTGCCGTTGACGTCGAGGGCGAGGCCCTTGGCAAAAGCCAAACAGCGATCAGACTTTCACCGGGGCAGCAAGTGGCATTGCCGGCCAAACCCATGAGCGCACCGCAAATCGAAAAAGCTGCAACAGACGATGCACGCTGGCCCGACGGCTTGCGGGACTATACCAACATCAGGCTCGGAGATTTGTTTGAAGAGGCCAATCGCTATGCGACGATTCCCATTATCGCCGCGACGCCGGAGGTGAGCGCAATTCGGGTGTCCGGTACGTTCCGCATCACCGACACGCCCCGCCTCGCCCGTAATCTGGCCGATCTGCTTGCGCTGGCGGTGATCACCGGCCCAGCCTCGATTTCCCTTGCCCGCGATTGTCCTGCCAATTCCCAGGGAAATTGCCGCCCGCCATCATAA